The following are encoded together in the Campylobacteraceae bacterium genome:
- the prpB gene encoding methylisocitrate lyase, with protein MSAGKKFRKALEEESPLQIVGAVNAYSALQATKVGYKALYLSGAGVANSSYGLPDLGMTMLEDVCIDIRRITSITDLPLLVDADTGWGHAFNIVRTVQEMTKAGAAGIHIEDQVAAKRCGHRPNKELVSTEEMCDRIRAAVSGKTDPDFVIMARTDAHASEGQQAAIERALAYVEAGADMIFAEAIHTLKEYKQFTDVIKVPVLANITEFGSTPMFTTEELGSVGISMVLYPLSAFRAMNKAALNVYQDLREKGTQQGTLEIMQTRMELYDMLGYHEYEEKMDSLFTAGKAK; from the coding sequence ATGAGCGCAGGAAAAAAATTTAGAAAAGCCTTAGAAGAAGAAAGTCCCTTACAAATTGTAGGAGCAGTTAATGCATACTCTGCATTACAAGCTACAAAAGTTGGATACAAAGCTTTATATCTTTCAGGAGCAGGTGTTGCAAACTCATCGTATGGTTTACCTGATTTAGGTATGACTATGTTAGAAGATGTTTGTATTGATATTAGAAGAATTACTTCTATTACAGATTTACCTTTATTAGTTGATGCAGATACGGGTTGGGGACATGCTTTTAATATAGTAAGAACCGTACAAGAAATGACAAAAGCAGGTGCTGCTGGTATTCATATTGAAGATCAAGTTGCTGCTAAAAGATGTGGTCACAGACCCAATAAAGAACTTGTAAGTACAGAAGAAATGTGTGATCGTATTAGAGCTGCGGTATCTGGTAAAACAGATCCTGATTTTGTAATCATGGCAAGAACAGATGCACATGCGAGCGAAGGTCAACAAGCAGCAATTGAGCGAGCTTTGGCTTATGTTGAAGCAGGTGCAGATATGATTTTTGCAGAAGCTATTCATACACTTAAAGAGTATAAACAATTTACAGATGTAATTAAAGTTCCAGTTCTTGCAAATATTACTGAATTTGGTTCTACTCCTATGTTCACAACAGAAGAATTAGGAAGTGTCGGTATTTCTATGGTTTTATATCCTTTATCAGCATTTCGTGCAATGAACAAAGCTGCTTTAAACGTATACCAAGACTTAAGAGAAAAAGGTACACAACAAGGTACTCTGGAAATTATGCAAACAAGAATGGAGCTTTACGATATGTTAGGTTACCATGAATACGAAGAAAAAATGGATTCATTATTTACTGCTGGTAAAGCTAAATAA